From Xanthomonas sp. 10-10:
GGTGTTCAGCACGTACGGCTGGCCGTACAGCGTCACTTCGTTGACGATCTTGCTGATCTTGCCGCTGATGATCTTTTCCAGGATTTCGGCCGGCTTGGACTTGTCCTTCTCGGACATCTTGGCCAGTTCGATTTCCTTTTCCTTGGCGACAAACTCGGCCGGAACGTCGGATGCCTTGACGTGCGGCGGGTTCATGGCAGCGATGTGCATCGCAATGCCGCGCGCCAGTTCGATGTCGCCGCCCTTCAGCTCGACCAGCACGCCGATGCGGCCGCCGTGCACATAGGCTGCGACGTTGTTGGCGCTGTCGACACGGACCAGGCGACGCACCTGCAGGTTCTCGCCGACCTTGGCGATGACCGCAGCGCGACGCTCTTCGATGGTTTCGCCGCTGTCCAGCTTGACGCTCTTCAGCGCATCGGTATCGGCCACGTCGGAATTCAGTGCGGCATTGGCGACGACTTCGGTGAAGGCCAGGAAGTTCTCATCCTTGGCGACGAAGTCGGTCTCGGAATTGACTTCGACCAGCACGGCCTTGCCGCCGGCCTGTGCGGTGGCGATGCGGCCTTCGGCGGCAACGCGGTCAGCCTTCTTGTCGGCCTTGGCCAGGCCCGACTTGCGCAGCCACTCGGCCGCAGCGTCGATGTCGCCAGCGTTTTCGACGAGTGCCTTCTTGCACTCCATCATGCCGGCGCCGGTGCGCTCGCGCAGTTCCTTGACCAGGGAAGCAGTGATTTCCATGGAATTACCTCGTATGGACGAATGCGTACGGCGGAAGTGTTCCGCCAGAGAGGAGACGGTGCAGCGTGCGCGCCGTCCCCGTAAGAATTTTGGGTGGCCTCAGCGACGGGGCGCGATGGACCCGCCGGGGCTGCGGCCGCCCAGCATGGAGCGACCGCATGGCATGCCGATTACTCGGCAGCCGGTGCCGCAGGTGCGTCGGCCTTCTTGTCGGCCTTCTTGGCCGGAGCGCGACGGCCCTTGCCTTCGTCGCCGGCTTCGGCCGAGAACTCTTCTTCGCGAACCGACGCCGAGTTCGGCGCAGCAGCCTTGCCTTCCAGCACGGCATCGGCGGCGGCACGTGCGTACAGCTGCACGGCGCGGATGGCGTCGTCGTTACCCGGGATGGCGTAGTCGACCAGGGCCGGATCGTAGTTGGTATCGACCACTGCGATCACCGGGATGCCGAGCTTCTTGGCTTCCTTGATGGCGATGTCTTCATGGCCGATGTCGATCACGAAGATCGCGTCGGGCAGGCGGTTCATTTCCTTGATGCCGCCCAGCGAGGCGTCCAGCTTCTCGCGCTCGCGACGCAGGCCCAGCACTTCGTGCTTGACCAGCTTTTCGAAGGTGCCGTCGGTTTCAGCGGCTTCCAGTTCCTTCAGGCGGGCAACCGACTGCTTGACGGTGCGGAAGTTGGTCAGCGTGCCGCCCAGCCAGCGCTGGGTCATGAACGGCATGTTGCAACGCTCGGCTTCTTCCTTGATCGACTCGCGCGCGCTGCGCTTGGTGCCCAGGAACAGCACGGTGCCGCGCTTCTGCGCGATCGACGACAGGAAGTTCATCGCGTCGTTGAAGAGCGGAACGGTCTTCTCGAGGTTGATGATGTGGATCTTGCCGCGTGCGCCGAAGATGTACGGCGCCATCTTGGGGTTCCAGTAGCGGGTCTGGTGGCCGAAATGGACGCCGGCTTCCAGCATCTGACGCATGGTGACTTGGGGCATTGAAGTAACTCCGTAAGAGCGGAATCGCCGTGCGCGGCCTGGACTTTGAAGGGTCCGCACATGGATGCGCGGGCTGTTGCGAGGCACTCGCATCAAAACGCACATGATTCCGGGGTTGGGCTTCCCTGTCGCCTCCGTGACGAACCCCTTGTGGGGGCACCCCGGCACGGATGGCGGCGGCAGGTGTGAATTCGTCGATGACGTCCGACGTGGACGGCGCGATGCGTGAAAGACGCACAACAGCCGGCGGAGTATAGCCGGCTGGACGGGGCGGTGCAATTGGGTGGGGCGGGAATCGGGAATCGGGAAAGCCTAGTGCCTTGAGCATCCGCGAGCGAAACCTGCAGCTACCGCGATGCGCCGTACCAATTCCCCATTCCCTATTCCCCATTCATGGCTCGAGTGCCAGCGTAGTCTCGATGTCGCTGTTGATGCGCGCCACGAAGCGGCCATTGCCAACCGGCAGGTCGGCGGGCAGCGGCCAGTGGCGGGTCTGGCCCGGCAGCACGTAACCGGCGAGGTCGTCGCGGATGCGGCGGCGGGTGCCACCGGCATCGATGTAGGCCAGGTCGGCCAGCCTGGCATGGCCTGGCCCGGCGTTGCGGATTTGCAGTGCGCGGCCGCTGCCGTGGCCGGAGAGACTGGCCTGCAGTGCCGGGTGCGGGTCGCCCGGTTGGCTGGGCAGGGCGAATACCGGCGTGGAGTACCGCAACAGTTCGCTATCGCTGCCGGTGGCATGCTGGGTGACCACCAGCCGGTAGCTGTCCTCGGTCTGCACCGGGCCGGGGCCGAGGCGGATCACCCGCAGCAGCTGCCGGCCTTGTGGAGGAATTTCGAAATGCGCCGGGCTGACGGTGGCGGCGGCGGTCGGTTCGAGCAGCTCGCGGTCGCCGTCCTGGCGCCAGCGGTAGAGCTTGGCGTCGGCGCGCCACGGCAGTGCCGCCTGGTTGTACAGCCAGACGGTGGCCTGGTCGTTGTCGGCGGGAATGCGCGCGGTCGTCGGGGCGATCGCGATCTCGGCGCCAGCGGCGCTGCCCGCGATGGACAGGCCGGCCAACGCCAGCGTCAGCAGGCAGCGACAGGGGCGGGGCGCGGCCATGCTCAGAACGCGATCGTGGTCATGCGCGCGCTGCCGGCAGGCGCAGGCCCGGCAAGTGCGCTGGCATCCTGCCCGGTGCTGGTGACGGTCGGGGCTTCGGCGGTGCTGGCTGGCGGGGCGATCGCCATCGGCGTGCCTTTGGAGCAGCTGGCGCGCGGCGGCGCAGTGCGCAGCTCGCAACCGCTCAGCAGCCGCAGTCCGATGTGCAGGGTGAAGTTCTCCGGGCCGCGGGCGGTGGCCGGGCTGGCCGCGGTCGAGGTCGCGGTGCAGACGAGGGCGGCCAGCGTCAGGCGCTTGAGCGAGGTGACCAGCGTCATGAAGGCAATCGTTTGCATTGGAGACGTAACAAATAGCGACGTCCCCGATGCGAACTTTATTAACTGTCAGTAAGTGATGGAGACGGTCACCGTGTCGTTGTAGGCGCCTGCAATGGGCTGCTGCGGTGCCGGCGCGCGGCCATGGACGGTCACCGTCTGCGCCAGTCCGTTGCCGGTGCCGCTGAGCGTGTCGACGCCAATGCTGGTGCCCCAGCGGTTGCCGCGGCCGGCATCCCGGTACAGCTCATAGGTAATGTAGTTGGCACTGCTGGCATGGCGCATGCGCCGGGTGCTGCCGCTGGCATTGATGCCGTCGCCCAGCCCGATGTTCCAGGCGGTGCGGTTGGTGCACGACAGGCTGATGGTGGAGGTACGGTCGATGGCGGTATCGATGGTGCCGGCGATGCTGCCGAAATCCAGGTCGGTGGTGACATAGGTATTGCAGCGGGCCGGCACGTTGGCCGAGGCGGTGAACGGAAACGCGTTGCTGGCGGTCTTGGCGCCGCTGCCGCCGGCCGTGCAGCTGCTCGGTGCCGGCGGGATGCCGATGATGCTTTCGTTGTAGGAGTAGCGCAGTACGGTGTCGGCCCCGCCGAAACTGCTGGTGTGGTTGCCCACCGACAGGATCTGGTTGGCCGGAATCCGCCCGTAGACGGTGATGGTGGTCGTCTGCGAGCCGCCGGTAATCACCGGGACGCCGTAGGACAGCGTCAGCAGGCGCGGCGAAGGCGTCGTGGATCCGGTGGCGCCCCAGACCTGGGTGCGCGTGGCCTCGCTGTAGATCTGGAAGTCCAGGCTGTCGCTGGTGGGGTTGAGCATGCGGCGCGGTGCATACAGCCCGTTGCTGGCGCTGCCCGGCCCGAGGTCCAGGCACAGACTCACCTGCGCATAGCCCAGCACGCTGAGCGCGGCGGTCGCGCAGGAGACGTTGAGCGTTGCCACCGCGTCGGTGGTGCCGTTGGCCGCCACATTGCCGAATGCCAGCGGCGTGCCCAGGGTGACGCTGCAGGTGGTGTCCGCGCGCGCGTCCTGGCCGGGGACAAGCCATAACGTGGCGATCGCCAGCGCAAGCAGCAGGCGCCAGAGCGCGAGCGGACTCATGGGGTTTTCCGCTCGGGGACGCAGGGCAGCGGGCCGACCCGCGGGATGCCGCCGGGGTTGGCCGGGTAGGTGAACCGCGCGCTGCAGCGGCCAGCGGGCAGCTCGACCAGGATGCGGTTGTCGATCTGCAGGTTGTCCAGATAGGTTTCGCCGTCGTAGCCGACCACCACGCGTTCGGCATCGCCTTCGCGCTGCACCACGCTGCCGACCGGCAACGGTACGCCCTGGGCGTCGTGCAGCACGATCATGGCCGCGCGTACCCGGGTGATGCCGAAGCGCACCGCCACCCCGGACTGCTGGCGCGGGGTCACCGCGGTATCGACGCGGTCCACGCGCAGGTCCGCCGGCAGGTTCAGGGTGTCGATGGACAACTGGTTGCGCTGCCATGACTGCAGCGGGGTGACCAGCAGCATCCCGCGCGCGTCGGTGACGCCGATCAGGCGATTCTCCAGCCGCACCGGAATGCCGGGCTGGCCGTCGGTGGACACTACCGCGAAGGCATCCTGGATGTCGCGTGCGGCAAAGCCGCTGCCGTTCATCCACACCAGGCTGCCGCTGGCGCTGGCATAGCCGAAGTTGTCGCCATCCTGGTTGGCGACGCCGAGGTTGTAGCGGCCGATGCGGTTCAACCACCCCAGTTCTGCCAGGCCGCCGTTGGCGTCGTCGCCGGCACGCCCCTGCAGCCGCCAGCCGACCCCGCCCAGGTCGCCGTCGCCGGGCAGCGGCTGGCTGAGGTCGGCCACGAACCCGGTGCGGTTGCCGTTGCGCTGCATCGATGCGCTGGCCTGGCGCAACTCGCCGAATGTGGTCGACAGCGACAGGTACAGGCTGCGGTCGCTGCGCACATCCAGGTTCTGGTTGCCGGACAGGTTGGCCGCCCAGTTGCGCCCGAAATTGCGCGACCAGAACAGGCTCGCGTAACGCGAGGTGTCGCCTTGCGGGTAGCTCAGTCGCACATAGCTGGTGCCGAGCGAGCCGATCGGATTGACGTTGACGCCGAACGCCACGCGGTCGCTGATGCGCGCCGGCAACGCGCCCTGCAGTGCGCCCAGGTCGCGATAGTCGCCGTGGGTGCGCTGGGTGCCGGCGGTGAGGTTGAAGCGACGGTTGTTCCAGGCATAGCCCAGCACGTACTGGCCACCGCGCAGCGCATCCATCCGGCTATGCGCGTAGGCGACGTTGGCAACGCCGCCCACGCCGAGCAGCCACACACCGCCGGCACCGGCATTGACCACGCCGCCGCCGGCCTCGGCATGCGCTTCGATGGTGAAGTCTTCGCGCAGGCCTTTGCGCAGCGTGGCGCTGGCGACCGTGCGCGAGGCATAGGAAAACGAGCGCACGCCGTAGTCCTGGCGCAGATGGCCGATGCCGGCCGACCACTCGGAAATGCCGCGCGCCAGCAGTTGCGGCGTGCCATAGAACGCGAAGTCCAGCCGGCGCACCTGGCCGAACGCGTCGGTCACCACGATCTGCGCCTGTCCGGTGCCGCTGATGCCTGGTTGCGCGGCCAGCTGGAACGGGCCGGCCGGCACCTGGCCGCTGTACTGGCGCAGGCCATCGACGTAGAGCTCCACGGTCGAGGGCACCACCGCCTCGCCCAGGAAGCTGGGCGTGGGGGTCAGCACGCGATACGGCTGCAAGGCGTAATTGCGGCCGATCTGCACACCGCCCAGGCGGATCGAGCGGCTCCAGTCGACAAAGCCGCTGTAGAAATCGCCGACCGTCAGGCTGGTGGCGCTGTCGGGGAAGTCCATCTGCCAGGCGCTGTCCAGGCGCACCGCCTCGCTGCGCCAGCGCTGGTCCTGCGGGCGGTCGTAGGCCAGGAACACCGCAGTGGTGTCGACCATGCCGCGGCCGATGCCGAAGCCGCGCAATTCGGTCGCCAGCGACACGCTGCTGGCCCCGGCATTGCGCGTGGCATAGAAGTCGTAGTTGAGCAGCATGCCCGGCGAGGCGGTGGCGCTGGGCGGTGCGACCTGTTCGGCCTTGAGCACCGTGGTGGAGAGCGACAGCTGCGCCAGCGGTACCTGCAGTGCCAGCCGCTGCAGCGCGGCGTCGTAGCGCACTTCCACGTCGGGCAGGCGATCCAGGTCGACCAGCTCGCTGGCGGCGCGGTCGGCCAGGATGAAGCCCAGCTTGCGCAGCGTCTCGACCGAGCCGCGCAGGTGGCCGTCCACCAGTTCGAACGGTGCCAGGCCGCGGTCGGCCTGATTGAGGGTGACATCCAGGTACAGCGTCTGCGGCAGGGCCGCCACGTTTTGCGGGGCCTGGTCGGGAAGTGGCGCCACGTCGGCCAGATCGGCGGGCGCGGCATGGGCCAGGCAGGTGGCGGTCGCAAGCAGCGTCATCGCCAGCCGGCCCGCATCACGGCGCTGCTGGCGCGGCCAGCAAGGTGCGTTCGTCCGCCTCACCATTGATCCTTGCGATGATGGTGCCGCGGCCGAACTGGGCCAGCGGCGCGCCCAGCGACCAGCGCATGGTCTGGCCGGGCAGGACATAGCCCACCAGCCCGTTCAATGCGGTCTTGGTCGTGCCATCGACCCGATGCTGCAGGTCGGCGACCTGGGCGTGGCCGTCGCCGGTGTTGCTGATCTGGATCTGCGCATTGCCATCGCTGCCGGCAATCACCTGCGTGCTCAAGGTCGGCATGGAGTCGGTCTTGCCCGGTGGCAGCAGGAAGATCGGTACCGAATAGCGCAGCACGAACTGCATGCCCTTGCGATCCGCATCGGCGTTGGGCAATTCGTCGACGATGATCCGGTAGCAGGCCTCCTCGCTGGTGGGCGCAGGCCCTGCGCGAATCACCCGGATCAGCTGGCGCTCGCCGGCGGCCAGCGTGCGCATCGGCGGGCTGATCAGCAGTTCCTGGGTCGGGTCGAGCTGATCCTTGCCGTCGCGCTGGGTCCAGCGATACGCGCGGGTCTGCACCTGTACCGGCGCGCTGCCGCTGTTGCTCAGCCATAGCCCGTCGGCCGACTGCTGGGCGCTCAGCGTCAGCGAGGTCGGTGCCAGCTGCAGGCTGGCCGCATGCGCCGGCTGCAGCGGCAAGCCGCTGCCAAGCGCCAGCGTCAGGGCCAGTCCGGCGCTGGTCAGCCAGGCCGGCGTCCGGTACTGCAGGGGGTGGTGCAATGGCATGCGCGCGCTCAATAGACGATCGTGGCGGTGATGGTGTCTTGGTAGGTACCGGTCGCGGGATTGTTGGCCGACGGGTTGGTCACGCGGCCGTAGACCGGGTAGACCTGGTTGATGCCGGTGGCGGTGCGGCTCAGCGTATTGGTGCCGGTGGTGCTGCCCCACACCGTGCTGCGGCCCAGATCCTGGTACAGCTGGTAGGCGATGAAGTTGTTGGTGGTGACCAGCGCATCGGTGTTCTTCATGCGGCGGGTGGTGACGTCGTTGGCGGTGCCGGCATTGCTGCCCGCGCTCAATGCGATGTTGTACGGCGTCAGCGCGGTGCACTGTGCGGTCACGCTGCCGTTGGCGTCGGCATTGGCGGTCGAGGTGGACAGCACCGAGCCGAAGTCGACGTCTGTCGCGGAGGCTGCCGTGATCGTGCAGGCCTTGGTGACGGCGATCTTGACATTGAATGTGGTGGTATCTGCTGCACTGGCAACGCCAATGGTCGAGAGCAGGCCGAGGGACAGCAGGACAGGGCGGACAGTACGCATGGACATTTCCTTGACCGGTCTGGTCATTGATGACGCGACAACTCGTCGCCCTGCCTCCAATGCATCAGCTGTGCCAAAGATTACCCTGAATGGTTTGGCTATCTCGCTGTTTATCCTGCGATTCTGCGCGAAATTGCGATGTCTTTCGGATGACTTCGCTCAGAGATTTCTTGACGCGGATGGCAGTGCGTCACACATGAATACGCGGTACCGTCAGTTTCCTGTTGCCCGGTCCGTTTCGACGGGCTGGGCGTCCAGGATGAAAAAACGCCCGCACAGGCCGTTCAGATTCAGCCCGAATCGGCGATAATCGCTGTCATGAGCGTCAATCTGAAAACCAAAGAAGAAATCGAACTGATGCGCGTCGCCGGCCGTCTGGCCGCCGAGGTGCTCGACATCGTGGGCCCGCACGTCAAGCCGGGCGTGACCACTGCCGAGCTGGACCGCATCTGCCACGACCACATCGTTAACGTGCAGGGCACCATTCCTGCCAACGTCGGCTATCGCGGCTTTCCCAAGAGCGTGTGCACCTCGGTCAACAACGTGATTTGCCACGGCATTCCGAGCGCGGCCAAGGTCCTGAAGGACGGCGATATCGTCAATATCGATGTCACCGTGATCAAGGACGGCTGGCATGGCGACACCAGCCGCATGTACTACGTCGGCACGCCGTCGGTGATGGCCAAGCGCCTGGTGGACACCACCTATGAAGCGATGTGGCGCGGCATCCGTGCGGTCAAGCCGGGCGCCACGCTGGGCGATGTGGGCCATGCGATCCAGAAGTTCGCCGAAGCCGAGCGCTTCAGCGTGGTGCGCGACTACTGCGGCCACGGCATCGGCAAGGTCTACCACGACGAACCGCAGGTGATGCATTACGGCCGTCCCGGCGAAGGCCTGGTGCTCAAGCCCGGCATGACCTTCACCATCGAACCGATGATCAACGAAGGCACCTATCACCATAAGACCCTGCCGGACGGCTGGACCGTGGTGACCAAGGACCGCAAGTTGTCCGCGCAGTGGGAGCACATGGTCGCGGTGACCGAAGACGGCGTGGATGTGCTGACGCTGTCGGCCAATTCGCCCGCGCCGGTATGACGGACACGCCGGCGGACCGACCCGACCCGGGCGTCGCCGGCGACGCGGAGTGGGCCGCGCAGGCCCGTCCGCTGCTGGTGCATGCCGACATGCGGCTGTGCAAGCGCTTCGATCAGGGCGAGCCGATCGAACGGCTGGTTGCGTTACGCGCACGCGCGGTCGACCAGTTGATGCGCAACGCCTGGACGCGTTGCATTCCGGCCGATAGCGGCCTGTCGTTGCATGCGGTCGGTGGGTACGGCCGCGGCGAGCTGTTTCCGCGCTCGGACGTGGACGTGCTGGTGTTGGGCGACACCGCTGCGCAGCAGCACCATGAGCAGGCGCTGGCCCGCTTGTTTGCGTTGTTGTGGGATGTGGGTCTGCCGATCAGTCATGCGGTGCGCTCGCCGGCGCAGTGCACCGCTGCGGCGATCGATCAGACCGTGCTCACCGCCCTGATCGAGTCGCGCCCATTGGTGGCCGATGGCGAAGCGCGAGCAGCGCTGGCTGCGGCGATCGCGCCGCAGTGGGTATGGCCGCCACGCGACTTCTTCCAGGCCAAGCGCGAAGAATTGCTGGCGCGGCATCAGCGGTTCGGCGATACCGCCGATAACCTCGAACCCGATATCAAGGATGGCCCGGGAGGCCTGCGCGATCTGCAGACCCTGGGCTGGATGGCGTTGCGCGCGTTCGGGGTCAAGGATCTGGAAGCCTTGGTCGGGCTGGGCCATGTCGGCTTCGATGAAGCGGCCGCGTTGCGGCGCGAGCGCGAAGAGCTGGCGCGGCTGCGGTTCGGGCTGCACATCGTGGCCAACCGGCCGGAAGAGCGGCTGCGTTTCGATTACCAAAAGACCCTGGCGCAGCGATTGGGCTTTGCCGACGACCCGGAAAGCCTGGGCGTGGAAAAAATGATGCAGCGCTTTTACCGCAGCGCTGCGTTGATCCGCCGGATCAGCGACCGGCTGCTGCAGCGCTTCGAAGAACAGTTCGACGGCGAAGCGGTACCAGAGCCGCTGGGCGACGGTTTCAGCCTGCGCCGCGGCTACCTTGCCGCCGATGCCGAGAGCTGGCCGGATGGCGATGTGCTGCAGGTGTTCGCGCTGTTTGCGCAGTGGGCGGCGCATCGCGATGTGCGCGGCCTGCATTCGTTGACCGCGCGTGCGCTGGCCGAGGTGCTGCAGCAACTGCCGGCCTACGACGTGGCCGATGCCGCCACGCGCGACCGCTTCATGGCGCTGCTGCGCGGCCCGCGCGCGGTGGAGACGCTCAATCGCATGGCGCGGCTGGGCGTGCTTGGGCAGTGGATTCCCGCCTTTGCCAGCGTATCCGGACGTATGCAGTTCGATCTGTTCCACGTCTACACGGTGGACCAGCACACGCTGATGGTGCTGCGAAACATCGCGTTGTTCGCCGCCGGCCGCGCCGACGAGCGTTTTTCGATCACCCACGAAGTCTGGCCGCGCCTGCGCAAGCCGGAATTGCTGCTGCTGGCCGGGTTGTTTCACGACATCGCCAAGGGCCGCGGCGGAGACCATTCCGAGCTGGGCGCGGTCGATGCGCGTGCATTCTGTCTTGCGCACCGGTTGAGCGAAGGCGATACCCAACTGGTGACCTGGCTGGTGGAGCAGCACTTGCGCATGTCGGTCACCGCGCAAAAGCAGGACATCTCCGACCCGGAGGTGATCCATCGTTTCGCCACCCTGGTCGGCACGCGCGAGCGGCTGGATTATCTGTATCTGCTGACCTGCGCCGATATCGCCGGCACCAGCCCCAAACTGTGGAACGCGTGGAAGGACCGCCTGCTGGCGGACCTGTATTTCGCGGCGCGGCGCGCGCTGCGCGAGGGCCTGGAACATCCGCCGCCGCGCGAAGAGCGGCTGCGCGAAGCGCGTGACTCCGCGCGCGCGCTGATGCAGGCGCAAGGGCATGACGATGCCACCATCGACCGCCAGTTCG
This genomic window contains:
- the tsf gene encoding translation elongation factor Ts; its protein translation is MEITASLVKELRERTGAGMMECKKALVENAGDIDAAAEWLRKSGLAKADKKADRVAAEGRIATAQAGGKAVLVEVNSETDFVAKDENFLAFTEVVANAALNSDVADTDALKSVKLDSGETIEERRAAVIAKVGENLQVRRLVRVDSANNVAAYVHGGRIGVLVELKGGDIELARGIAMHIAAMNPPHVKASDVPAEFVAKEKEIELAKMSEKDKSKPAEILEKIISGKISKIVNEVTLYGQPYVLNTDQTVEQAVKAAGAEVIGFQRLAVGEGIERVVEDYAAEVMKQAGLA
- the rpsB gene encoding 30S ribosomal protein S2, producing the protein MPQVTMRQMLEAGVHFGHQTRYWNPKMAPYIFGARGKIHIINLEKTVPLFNDAMNFLSSIAQKRGTVLFLGTKRSARESIKEEAERCNMPFMTQRWLGGTLTNFRTVKQSVARLKELEAAETDGTFEKLVKHEVLGLRREREKLDASLGGIKEMNRLPDAIFVIDIGHEDIAIKEAKKLGIPVIAVVDTNYDPALVDYAIPGNDDAIRAVQLYARAAADAVLEGKAAAPNSASVREEEFSAEAGDEGKGRRAPAKKADKKADAPAAPAAE
- a CDS encoding fimbria/pilus periplasmic chaperone; its protein translation is MAAPRPCRCLLTLALAGLSIAGSAAGAEIAIAPTTARIPADNDQATVWLYNQAALPWRADAKLYRWRQDGDRELLEPTAAATVSPAHFEIPPQGRQLLRVIRLGPGPVQTEDSYRLVVTQHATGSDSELLRYSTPVFALPSQPGDPHPALQASLSGHGSGRALQIRNAGPGHARLADLAYIDAGGTRRRIRDDLAGYVLPGQTRHWPLPADLPVGNGRFVARINSDIETTLALEP
- a CDS encoding spore coat U domain-containing protein; the encoded protein is MSPLALWRLLLALAIATLWLVPGQDARADTTCSVTLGTPLAFGNVAANGTTDAVATLNVSCATAALSVLGYAQVSLCLDLGPGSASNGLYAPRRMLNPTSDSLDFQIYSEATRTQVWGATGSTTPSPRLLTLSYGVPVITGGSQTTTITVYGRIPANQILSVGNHTSSFGGADTVLRYSYNESIIGIPPAPSSCTAGGSGAKTASNAFPFTASANVPARCNTYVTTDLDFGSIAGTIDTAIDRTSTISLSCTNRTAWNIGLGDGINASGSTRRMRHASSANYITYELYRDAGRGNRWGTSIGVDTLSGTGNGLAQTVTVHGRAPAPQQPIAGAYNDTVTVSITY
- a CDS encoding fimbria/pilus outer membrane usher protein gives rise to the protein MTLLATATCLAHAAPADLADVAPLPDQAPQNVAALPQTLYLDVTLNQADRGLAPFELVDGHLRGSVETLRKLGFILADRAASELVDLDRLPDVEVRYDAALQRLALQVPLAQLSLSTTVLKAEQVAPPSATASPGMLLNYDFYATRNAGASSVSLATELRGFGIGRGMVDTTAVFLAYDRPQDQRWRSEAVRLDSAWQMDFPDSATSLTVGDFYSGFVDWSRSIRLGGVQIGRNYALQPYRVLTPTPSFLGEAVVPSTVELYVDGLRQYSGQVPAGPFQLAAQPGISGTGQAQIVVTDAFGQVRRLDFAFYGTPQLLARGISEWSAGIGHLRQDYGVRSFSYASRTVASATLRKGLREDFTIEAHAEAGGGVVNAGAGGVWLLGVGGVANVAYAHSRMDALRGGQYVLGYAWNNRRFNLTAGTQRTHGDYRDLGALQGALPARISDRVAFGVNVNPIGSLGTSYVRLSYPQGDTSRYASLFWSRNFGRNWAANLSGNQNLDVRSDRSLYLSLSTTFGELRQASASMQRNGNRTGFVADLSQPLPGDGDLGGVGWRLQGRAGDDANGGLAELGWLNRIGRYNLGVANQDGDNFGYASASGSLVWMNGSGFAARDIQDAFAVVSTDGQPGIPVRLENRLIGVTDARGMLLVTPLQSWQRNQLSIDTLNLPADLRVDRVDTAVTPRQQSGVAVRFGITRVRAAMIVLHDAQGVPLPVGSVVQREGDAERVVVGYDGETYLDNLQIDNRILVELPAGRCSARFTYPANPGGIPRVGPLPCVPERKTP
- a CDS encoding molecular chaperone; the encoded protein is MPLHHPLQYRTPAWLTSAGLALTLALGSGLPLQPAHAASLQLAPTSLTLSAQQSADGLWLSNSGSAPVQVQTRAYRWTQRDGKDQLDPTQELLISPPMRTLAAGERQLIRVIRAGPAPTSEEACYRIIVDELPNADADRKGMQFVLRYSVPIFLLPPGKTDSMPTLSTQVIAGSDGNAQIQISNTGDGHAQVADLQHRVDGTTKTALNGLVGYVLPGQTMRWSLGAPLAQFGRGTIIARINGEADERTLLAAPAAP
- a CDS encoding spore coat U domain-containing protein codes for the protein MTRPVKEMSMRTVRPVLLSLGLLSTIGVASAADTTTFNVKIAVTKACTITAASATDVDFGSVLSTSTANADANGSVTAQCTALTPYNIALSAGSNAGTANDVTTRRMKNTDALVTTNNFIAYQLYQDLGRSTVWGSTTGTNTLSRTATGINQVYPVYGRVTNPSANNPATGTYQDTITATIVY
- the map gene encoding type I methionyl aminopeptidase — translated: MSVNLKTKEEIELMRVAGRLAAEVLDIVGPHVKPGVTTAELDRICHDHIVNVQGTIPANVGYRGFPKSVCTSVNNVICHGIPSAAKVLKDGDIVNIDVTVIKDGWHGDTSRMYYVGTPSVMAKRLVDTTYEAMWRGIRAVKPGATLGDVGHAIQKFAEAERFSVVRDYCGHGIGKVYHDEPQVMHYGRPGEGLVLKPGMTFTIEPMINEGTYHHKTLPDGWTVVTKDRKLSAQWEHMVAVTEDGVDVLTLSANSPAPV
- a CDS encoding [protein-PII] uridylyltransferase — protein: MTDTPADRPDPGVAGDAEWAAQARPLLVHADMRLCKRFDQGEPIERLVALRARAVDQLMRNAWTRCIPADSGLSLHAVGGYGRGELFPRSDVDVLVLGDTAAQQHHEQALARLFALLWDVGLPISHAVRSPAQCTAAAIDQTVLTALIESRPLVADGEARAALAAAIAPQWVWPPRDFFQAKREELLARHQRFGDTADNLEPDIKDGPGGLRDLQTLGWMALRAFGVKDLEALVGLGHVGFDEAAALRREREELARLRFGLHIVANRPEERLRFDYQKTLAQRLGFADDPESLGVEKMMQRFYRSAALIRRISDRLLQRFEEQFDGEAVPEPLGDGFSLRRGYLAADAESWPDGDVLQVFALFAQWAAHRDVRGLHSLTARALAEVLQQLPAYDVADAATRDRFMALLRGPRAVETLNRMARLGVLGQWIPAFASVSGRMQFDLFHVYTVDQHTLMVLRNIALFAAGRADERFSITHEVWPRLRKPELLLLAGLFHDIAKGRGGDHSELGAVDARAFCLAHRLSEGDTQLVTWLVEQHLRMSVTAQKQDISDPEVIHRFATLVGTRERLDYLYLLTCADIAGTSPKLWNAWKDRLLADLYFAARRALREGLEHPPPREERLREARDSARALMQAQGHDDATIDRQFAGMPDENFLRFRPEQLAWQAVSLIEVQIGQTLVKARRAVPDNDALELFVYSPDRDGLFSAIVATLDRKGYGIHRARVLDAPHDAIFDVFEVLPQEGYADGDPQRLAAALRQVLAGDLQKVRPSRRAVPRQLRHFRFAPRVEFSESAGGRRTRISLVAPDRPGLLADVAYVLRMQHLRVHDARIATFGERAEDQFQITDEHDRPLSESARQALRDALCACLDPA